CGACGGCGCCATGTCTTGATGTACTCGCCTTGCTTCGTCAGCCACCCGGTTCGCTCCGGGTTGGACCAGTACTCCACGCCATCGTAGTTGTCGGGATTCTCGGACTGGCCCGTCACGGCCCGCCACAGGCTCGCCATCGGACCCTAGTTTTCTGCGTCGGGTTCGGGTTAAAGCGATGGATGATCGCTGGTGAAAGCTAAATTGGAATGGGAATCAGAAATGGAAACCTCTACCGGACAACTTACGTTTCTCTTTCTATGTTTTTCTTtcgatttatttgattttagattattttattttcttggaaaatttgCGAATGTACCCCTCAAACTTTTCATATCTGTAAAAGAATCCATCCGCTTGTTTGATCTattctcttttgtttgtttgtttgtttatggGTCCGAACGTTAACCCATGCGATTCCTCTCAACTACTACTGCTTCTGCTATAGAGGATTAGGCGcatgagtttaatatttaatttcatatatttttcttggacTCTTTTTTTACTTGAAAGTCGGTGAGCAAAATATCCAAGAGAATATTTTATAGCGGGTCGGTCTGTTCCTTCCAAAATAGCAGTCATCCAATTAAAGATCCACACGTAGCTCCACTATTTCATATACTATATACCTGTCCACACTTGATAATATGAAAATGCACAACACGTGAAATCCCTTCCTCCCTCTCCGAAGCCTCTTGCAGTACTTCCCTCTACAATCAGACGAATTCTTCTCGCTGCTTCTTTCCACCAGCTGCTGCCACCACTACCAGATCGAGTGACCGACACTGGAGtcgtaaaaaaaatgaagtagaGCATGATGGGGCctgtttatttaattataaaaaataattttaatatttttagaaatacattatatttttcatataaatagatAGACTAATAAAGATTTAGATATACATAAGGATTTGCAAGGCAAGCCAAGAGGGCTTCGATGCTTTGGGGCTGCtagtaggggtgggctccgactccgacggagtcggagttgtcatttccgacttccgactccgacaaaagtcggagccgaattttccctccgactccgactccgaacgtagtcggtgtccgattccgatcggaggtcggagccccgaactccgatcggaactccgatcggagttcggagggagttccgaacggaggtcggagctccgactccgaacaaaatttccgaacttaatttcggaaattttgttctttttttattattatttaaattttattgttcaatttcgtttcagatagtgagcaacatatatatttttttaaaaagtgaaacgatctacaaatatttggtttattcaagagttttcaataatttaaatattcgttctgattttgttactgaattttgattatatctttaatttattttatgtccgcctgaaatttagcattaaaagtgctcatgactcatgagttgaaaattacataaatttaaaattttataaaaaagaatgatggtacgaatttctataattcgattaatttcagttggataataaattctaaacgtttgagagaagATGGATAagtaatagaaattatagaataaagagtacttatctcacgtctttgctcgggatataactacataaatataactatataaatagtttaaaaagtaaataacatgtatgatgtagtcataagttataacagtctcatttataacataataacaatatgactataatttgaaatataactacaattcgattaaacatggatttcactcaaatactttttgttccattggtcatgcctgaaatgaagatagaaagtagcaatcaatagatgaaaaaaaaatgataataaaaaattgaatacggtaaaagaataatttgattcttaccaagaaaggaggttctctcAACTCTATCCCAACTCTaaagtagcgtccgttccagactctcaatcatcggtaattatgttagggttcacaattagatctataaaatcataaaaattagaagttagaaacattaaaaataattaaatcatcatttaaaagcatataaacttacctgattcaagcctatagctctcggcatcaacgccaacggtatctagtccaataggcgtttcacttatccaattctgtgtgcaaacgagggcctccacggttgacggtgacaatgaactccgataagcatccaacacgcgacctccagtgctaaatgccgactctgaagcaatcgtagtgacaggaatggctagcacatctcgggccacacgggaaaggactggatacttggtggaattaactttccaccaagttaataactgaaatacatcactaggtgcctcgacagcttccataaaatatcgttcaacctcagatatacaatgcataatattccttgttgacatgagttgatgatactgctgtataatacgattgcctctaacccctacagatgggtcagtatcacctgaagAAACTGTgaatcctgtcggcctcgaatgtgaggagctaccaactacGGATGAAaactgagcactagtactgtagtgatgatataagtcatcaacatcattttttagcaatttaataaactctgcagccttcactgcccgaggacggaatttatccaaaattctagaacggtcaacttaactcgggggtcaaggatcacagccacaaataacaatctatttatcttctcaatattctcccaatattttatcatatttgatcttcatcctcgtagccatagcagataacaatccagcagagtcagtacaactattttccaactggaagtgaagctccgagaggtcgttgaaaaatgagttcgcagtcgtatatttggatccagatagccgcatggttatctcataaaaagttcttaaaaattcaacaaaataactcacactggtccaatcatgtgcgtccggcgcaccgagcccctatcctgctggctccaacaaagcatacctcaggcccccatcctcgacctccatccgctcgaatgttttttggtacttctgtgccacatccaacatcatgtatgtagaattccattgagtcggaacgtccaagcacagaatactagaacattcaatcttcagatcttctgctattgccttaaacttggcaagcctttgaggggaacccctcacatatcgtacaatgttgcggactcgggttatggaatcatgaacctcttttaatccctcaacaactatgaggttaatgatatgagtacaacatcgaacgtgaataaactcgtgggcccgaatgacatcatctctcaccgtcgtgttccgcttaaaccaatcaattgctgtttcattcgcactggcattgtcaactgtaatacacagcacttttcgaattccctAGTTCTTtaaaacaatcatccatcttcgccccaatggatgcacctttatgatccacaatttctttaaaaccaataatttttttatgcaaaatccactcattgtcaatgtagtgtgctgtgatacacatgtagcagacgttctgtatggaagtccatgtgtcagtcgtaaaagacactctctggccagtggtaataaacatcttcctcatctcctccttgtccttcgcatgcctcttcatacaatctcgcatcactgtataccgtgatggaatggaaaatcgtggctcaacaaaatttagaaactttcgaaagcctcgactgtggtaaatggcatctcattagtaattatcatctctgcaagcatgtccctcaacatcttctcactgtattgagggatgaccaatttcttagtttgtgtaccatcagtggctgtagaagtttggtaactgaggttggtctgatcagtggcttgcaatcccttcgctatcttatatcgttgacaaccatttagatgtgctattaacacactggtaccttgcttcttcgaatggcatccacaaagtgatccacagtaatggcatcttgctactgggttcgcaatttcaccaggaattttggtgaaatgctcccatgtccacgacctctttttagaaggtcgtggtggttgatattgctcaatgggcatctcctcctcttcgttgaacatattcTCATCCTTtgtatcaactgggagtgggagtcgactactcgcacaagatgtagctgctctagatgtagctgccctagatgtggctctaggggtggaagtacccaccggtgtaagagttgtagcattggcatccgccacatccctttgtggacgatcatctccactgtctaggatccatatcacaatcaatgaagctgaaaaaattaaattagaagcaaaaaattagtttaaaaataaactaggtattgtattatacaataggacatgtattattgtatcataatatattattgtatcgatgtattattacatcgaggttcggttgacttgcgctcgactcagcggaacccatccagagaggttcgctcgacgtgcgctcgacattcgctcgagcggaacccatccagagaggttcgctcgacgtgcgctcgacgtgacactcgagcaaaacccatccagagaggttcgctcgaaatgcgctcgacatggcgctcgagtagaatccatccagagaggttcgcttgacatgcgctcgacgtggcgcttgagcagaatccatccagagaggttcgctcgacgtgcgctcgacgtggcgctcgagcagaatccatccagagaggttcgctcgacttgcgctcgacgtggcgcttgagccaatgttcaatacaacgtgcgctcgacttgcgctcgacgtggcgctcgagccaatattcaatacaacgtgtgctcgacttgcgctcgacacctcgctcgagggcaagtctgcaatacgtaaaattcagggttttgagcgccgtgttgggactatattgaatattcaatacaaccaattcacaagaatcacaactgctggctccaattcataagagacgtgcttgaattaaatttagggctcataaatttagggctcaccgtaggtggaagctgaatagaggagcaacgaggaacggcggcacgtaggagcaacgacgaacggcggcacgctggcactgGGACGGAAGACGCaagagagaagggatggttcagtcactaggatgggagacgcgagagagaagggagaaggaagaagaagaagaactggagaaggaagaagaagggggggaaCGTATGAGGAGaaggcttccttaggaagacatatgaaacgacgcagttccatattaagtggaacggtgtcgttcaataatttttttttaaacccagctgtaaaacgacgtcgttttacagctgggtttaaaaaaaaattcggagtcggagtcggagctacaaggagctccgactccgactccgactccgaatcaCTATTCGGAGTagttccgaattccgactccgaatttcgacaactccgactccgtcggagttggcgtcggagcggaggtcggacggagtcgaaattctcaaaattttgcacacccctaactGCTAGACAGGTCTGTGGGAGTTAGTTCTTGGCTGTTGTTTTGAAAGTATTCACTTCTGTGCATCAGCACTCAAAGCGCTTAGGTTCCTAGTCTGGATTCTTTCTTCCTCCGCCTCAGTATCGTTGTGATTATCTTCCCTCGAAGCTATCTTCTTCTGTTGCCTTTGCTATGTCATTTACTTCTCTTGTGAAAAGGTTTATATCCAGAATCCGCTCCACTCTTTCTGGCAATGCCATCTTAACGAAGTTGTGGAGGCTGAAaccatctttaaacattttgtcAGTGGGTCTCTTTCTTGAATCCCCTGAGCATCTCCAACATAAATATCCCGTAGCTATAGGCATCTCCCTGTCTTCACGCCTCACCACCCATTCCCGCACTCTGCAATTCATATTTTTCACTTGCATAATTAATGTGAAAATGATTTCTCATAGCTGCTTGACAAGTACttcaaaaatatacaaattttatgtttttaaaaattctagttTGCACCCCTAAACAaccacaattttttcaaattgtaatCAAAAGCAACAATTTGTGTCCCAAACAATCACATTCTCTCATTTTGAACCCTAAATTTTTAAGTAGATTGACTAAATACACTTGccacaaatataaaattaagtaaataccCTGaagttataataaaaatatgaaaaaaatactataaataaataaaacaaaataaaaataatacactaatgtaatataaaagtaaaaaaattaaagaaaaaaaaaaaaaaaaaaacagggtGACCTGTGTTACTGTGTAGACCATTTTTTAGctctcatatttttaaaattttaacggGTACATTTTAGGAAATGTGGGtgtaaatttagaaaatgttttacTTTGGAGTACAAATTTAGGAGTTTGGTAGTTTGCACTTTGTAAGAATACAATTAGTGATTCTTGTCAACTAGCTATGATCATGATATGGAAGCTTAATAATTATTTACCTGTAGCAGTGTAGCCAAGGGAACCCTTTATTCCAACCGTGCTGGTTTGGTTTTGGGAAACATTATTGGTTGTAGAAAGGAGCCTTGCCAAACCAAAATCACCATCACGAGTAATCGTGTCATTGTCGAGAAGAACGTTGCTTGGCTTTGAATCACAATGAATAATTGGTGTTTGAAGGTGGTCATGAAGATAAAAGTACTGCAGAAGCGACATCAATTGCAATATCTAGTCTTTGAAGAAGATTCAAATTTCTTGGTTGATTTCCATTGTCATCTGGATGCTGTCATCTGGATGCAGCCACTTCACTAGGCTTCCATTTTCCGTAATTTCGAAAACTAGTGCGTTGAATTCATTACCATTGTAGTCTACACTGGAGAAGCACGTTAAGATCTTAACGTGATTCCGATTTCGTGTATTTCTTTAACatattgtttagtttagttttgaATGTTTGTCTCAGCGAAAGCATGAGAATAGTAATCTTGAATCAGGAAGGAAAGCGGTTGAGAAAGTAATTTGAGTTTCTAGTTTTCAATGACGAGGGTCCAAACTTTCCAAAGAAAGTACACAACAAATAACAGAATGCGAAGGACTGTTCAGTACATATCGAGTTTCCCTAGTGGAACAACCATGAATTACATAATCTCTCAAATCCCAACAATTCCAATAACTTTAAATTAATCGTAGAAGCATGACTTCGGTCAGGTCATTTGAGAAAGTGGATTCTCTTTAGCAGTCAGGATGATTCAGAttcaaaatgaaatgagattataGGGAGACTACAGTCTACAATGCAGTTATATCTCAGGATAATAGGCCTTAGAACTATCACCTGCCACGCACACTAGCAGGTGATCGACCACCTCGCTCACTGCCAATCTCGTCTTCTAGTTCACTCCCATCTAAACATAAGCCATTATTGTTCACGCTAACTTCAGAACTAGCATTGCTGCTCGTGGCAAGAGGAGAGTCTGAAACACTAATAGCTCTGCTTCGTGAAGGCCCCGACCTTACACTGTACATAGATGATGCTGGAATATTTGTCATCAATGGCCGTAAATTACCTGGAATGCTTCGCCTTATATCCTGCTCGAGTGAAACTTGAATCAgagaatttcttttgaaaacaagtATGAACAAATGAACGAGGGATGAGCATCTCATGCCACAGAAACTTTTGTAATGACATCAGAGAATCTGCACTGAACTGATGCCAATGCAAATGCTCATAACATGGAAAGAATATACTTACCATATGCCTTATGGCCATATCCAGGGATTTCTTTGAAAGCGTTCTTCCAAAGCCTGAACTGTCAGGGGATGAGGATGACTTTCCTGAGAGATTACCACAAGGAGAATGCTTGTCATCCTGCTTTGGCGGTGCCAGTTTCCGCATGTTTATTACCCTTTCGACCATTTTCGTTCCAATTAAGACTGGGCTCACATTGTCATTAACTTTAGAATACCCACGACTCACTGCAGGAACAGAGCCACCACTGGCATGTTTTGTGGGGACCCGTCCTCTTGAAGGAGAGCATGATTGCCGTCTTGGTCTTCCATTAGAACCAGGCTCAATGGAGGAAGATCGAGAACTAGGTTGTCCAGGCCTACCCCTTGTTGCTGATAGTGGCCTTTCAGGAACTGATGTCCTTAAATTCGGTGGCGCATCAAGTGAGAAACCAGGCATCTCTGAGGGTTTCCATGGCCTGGACTTCACTGTTGGGGAAGTGCCACGTGATGGCACGGAATTTCTTGATGATGTTGGAGCTGGCTTTGAAACTGAAGAAGATGATTTAATTGAAGGAGAAGATACACTGGCTGTACTCGATGGTGTGGATGGTCGCCTAGTGGGTGTTGCCGCCCTTGATGTGGACTTGGATGGAGGTAAAGTAGGTCTGGCAGTTGGAGTTGAAGATCTTGATGTAGATCTGGATAAAGGTGTAGAGGATCGTGCTTGTACTGCAGGCTTGGCTGCAGGAACTGTGGACTTATTTGCAGGTAGCGTTGACTTAGCTGCGGGAACTGTGGGCTTAGTAATAGAAACTGAGGGCCTAGTTGAAGACAAGGTCGCTCTTGATGTGGGTGTTGAGGATCTTGAAGGTTTCGACGTCGTGGTCAATATGGGACGCCCGGTTGGTGTTGCAGGTCTTGATCCTGGACCCCCTGATGACGAAGGCCTGCGAGTCCCAGCACTTGAATTGTTCAACCCAGGGGAAGAAGCTGCTGGTTTAGATATTAAGTTGCTCCTTGTAGTAGGCTCTGGCTGTAGGTTTGCTAACTACAAAAAGCACAAAGGAATGACTTCCCATATTGGCTTCATGAATTCAAGCATAATGTTAACCTCGAAATACTAAATACCGAAATGCCATTAAAATTGCCTCATGGCCATTGAATTTCAAAGACTTGAgatatatttgagaaaaaacataattatttcaGGGGGGAACTACAACAATCTTTAActtcaacataattttttttctataagtatCAACTTCAAACGAAACTAAGGTCTTAAAATAGCTTAATATTCCTAAAACTGTGAAATTTTCAATTCAAGTAATCGAAAGAACACTGTCAgacaagatatatattttttgataataacAGTAGACAAGCAATATTTGAATTGGTACCAAGAGTTTGAATGTTCAGATAAATGCACATGTGAAATTCAGAACCTCAAACAACCATCATTCACTGAGGACAGAAGTGTATAAACCATGAAACTTTTATAACTGCTTACCCTAGACTTCAGCACAGTGGGGCGAGCCTTTGGGGTACCAAGCTGACTCATTATTGTCTTTTGCGATCCCACCTCCAATGAAGGAAATAGAGGTGTTCCAGGAGGGGTTAGAAGCctgaaaatagaagaaaactcTATTGATATTGGCTAAAATAACACTCATTGACACCTATTTacatatatgtaaaaaataaataaataacatcacAGTATGACATTACAAAATTTCTATGGcagaaaaactaaaacaaattttctttttgaggatcacaagattttttttcattctgaTGATAGAAGTTAGAACCTTTGAAAATGTCTTTCAATCAAATCCACAATGTATCCACTTCCATCACCTACACATAAATATCAATAACTGCAAAAAATATTCTCTTCTTCCACGTAGGTTTCTCTAATGTATGCTTACCGTGTACTTAGTGGCACCTCTTGCTCATAAATACAAATTGTCctacatatcttttttttttttttaattggcaccgTGTGTCCAGGAACAAcatcccaactaatcccgggggtgcacaagccatcggcaaggagtttcccgcaagtgcacctcaggtaattcaaaggaaaaatcctccaatccgatggcccctagagattgtttgcatccaaggGGATTTGGACCTTAGACCTGGGGAGAGCATACCCCaaacccaaggcctttaccacttgagccaacccctaagggTTAATTGTCCTACATATCAAAcaagtttcttttcttcttcatttggtTTGGGGGATgtagatccttttttttttttttttttttttttttttttgacaaggaaaaaattatttggaaCTACATCCCATAATTCAAGTTAATACTGCTTCTGAAACGTCAAACCAAGAGTAAGACCCAGTGAAATTGCGATAACAAGTGGGATGACAAAAATCTAGTCCCAACTGACACTATGTTAATTTGCACAAGGAAGACTTAAGAAAAATTGTTTGCTCTCTGGAATCTATCTCAGCTAGTGATGACTAGAACCCACATGAGAAAACGGAAACTCAACTAAAATTAGCAAACCTTACAATACGAATGTAAGAGGAAATAAGCACGTTACCAATCatagtcatttttatcattgtCAGAATTGAGGAAATCGTCAGTACTGGTCTTGCGTGGTGGTGCCAGCGCCGCCATCGAggatga
Above is a genomic segment from Juglans microcarpa x Juglans regia isolate MS1-56 chromosome 1D, Jm3101_v1.0, whole genome shotgun sequence containing:
- the LOC121267754 gene encoding probable serine/threonine-protein kinase nek3; this translates as MNRSFRAQESQMQAAMRQRQQQLGVLRASRKNEKEEELALFLEMKKREKERNDLLNNSEDFDAPLGSKPGTSPIFNISSSMAALAPPRKTSTDDFLNSDNDKNDYDWLLTPPGTPLFPSLEVGSQKTIMSQLGTPKARPTVLKSRLANLQPEPTTRSNLISKPAASSPGLNNSSAGTRRPSSSGGPGSRPATPTGRPILTTTSKPSRSSTPTSRATLSSTRPSVSITKPTVPAAKSTLPANKSTVPAAKPAVQARSSTPLSRSTSRSSTPTARPTLPPSKSTSRAATPTRRPSTPSSTASVSSPSIKSSSSVSKPAPTSSRNSVPSRGTSPTVKSRPWKPSEMPGFSLDAPPNLRTSVPERPLSATRGRPGQPSSRSSSIEPGSNGRPRRQSCSPSRGRVPTKHASGGSVPAVSRGYSKVNDNVSPVLIGTKMVERVINMRKLAPPKQDDKHSPCGNLSGKSSSSPDSSGFGRTLSKKSLDMAIRHMDIRRSIPGNLRPLMTNIPASSMYSVRSGPSRSRAISVSDSPLATSSNASSEVSVNNNGLCLDGSELEDEIGSERGGRSPASVRGR